Below is a genomic region from Phragmites australis chromosome 20, lpPhrAust1.1, whole genome shotgun sequence.
AAATTGACTACTTTCCATGCTTTACTGTAGTGTTACTAGTTATTGGGCTGATCTTCCATTAGGTGATTAACTGATGTATGCTGACTTTTGTCCTTCAATTAATGGCTACTAGTGTATTTTTTTCCTTCCGTTTTTGTCCTTCAGTTGTGAGTTAAACCTCCATTTTGTGTGTTGCATTGCCTGCCATGGGCCAAATGCTTTTGTTCCGTGCTTGGTGAATTGTCTTCGCTTCTGGTTCTCAGTAAGATATTTTGTATCAACGTCTCTGACAAATCTATGTTCCAGGTCCATGTTGTTCTAAAAGACTTGGTCAGGAAATCCATTGGAGAGACAGAGGTGGCTTCCATTTTCCAATACTCTCAATACTTTGGTGGTTTAACGTGATACACACATTTAATAATtctagaaataaaagaaaaggttgacatggtATGCATGTTTGCTGATTGCAGCAACTGAGAAGATTCCCCACTCTTCAAGCTGCGCTTGCGACCGCTGCTAATGAGGCCCTAGAAAGATTTCGGGAGGATGGGCACAGCACAGCACTTCGTCTGGTCGACATGGAGGCTGCATACCCGACGGTGGAATTCTTCCGGAGGCTCCCTCAAGATCCAGATGCTAGTAAGGTTGGAAATCCTTCAGCCGAGtcggtgccggtgccggtgccggtggACCGCTACGGTGATGGGCACTACAGGAATATCGCCTCCAACGTGTCCGAGTATATACGGATGGTGGGAGACGAACTGTTGAAGAAGATCCCAAAGGCAGCGGTCCACTGTCAAGTTCGAGAGGCCAAGAGATCTCTCCTGAACCATTTCTACGTGCAGATAGGGAAAAAAGAGGTACGAAATTAACCTAGCTAACTTTGTCTTTTACTCGAGTTTATGGTATTTTGATAAAATTGGAgtgattttaaaatttaaatgttGTTGATCGATGGGATCCGGCCGAGCAGGCAGGGCAGTTTGGGCAGCTGCTGGACGAGGACCCGGCCATGATAGAGTGTAGGCAGCAATGCTGGAAGAGGCTGGAGCTGTACAAATCTGCGAGGGATGAGATCGATTCTGTGGCAtggagcagcagcagatgatgatgaggagttcGTGACCGGATTAATTTTGCAGCGCTACCTAGCAAGCTTTTATAGGCAGGCACGAACGAGTTTTACCTGGTAGCAGTGCCAGTACATATATAGCAGTATCCATGATATATTAgtcctaatatatatatatatggttgttgtattgcacatatatatatatatatatatatatatatatatatatatatatatgtgtgtgtgtgtgtgtgtgtgtgtgtgtgtgtgtgtgtgtgtgtgtgtgtgtgtgtgtgtgtgtgtgtgtgtgtgtgtgtgtgtgtgtgtgtgtgtgtgtgtgtgtgtgtgtgtgtgtgtgtgtgtatgtatgtatgtattacTCGATCGGGGTCACACAAAAGGATCGGACATGCTTATGATCTTACATCAGAAATATATGATTCAGACAGAATTAATTAATAGTCAAGTCGATCTGGTACTGAGTTTATTCGTAATCTAATAAGCATGGAAATGAAAGAGTTCCGAAGTAATTACTGCTGCTGCGCGCGCTGTGTTgaggaaggaagaagagaagagaaactGCACGCAGGGAGTAGGCCTAGCCAGCTAGTAGCTGGGCGCCGTGCGGAGCCCGTAGCTGCTGAGGATCTGGCCGCAGTTGGGGAGCGGCTGATCCTTGAGGAAGCCGAGAGGGTTGGCGCGGCGCACGGTGGTGGCGAGGCCGGCGTCCTGCAGCAGCGCCACGGGCGCGCGGTCGCGGCCCACCTCTTTCTCGGCGCACCCCACGACAGGGCTGCTCACCAGCGCCACCGCGCACACCTCCTCGCTGCCGCGGTTGTCCACCAGCTCGATGCGATATCGCCCTGCCGCGTCCGTCACCCCCTCCGCCGACCGCTCCACCGCGCCGCTCGCGCTCATGAAGTGCCGGCACTCCAGTCGCACCTTGGCACCCGCGATCGGCGTCGTCGCGTTCGTCACGAACCCCGCCCGGCATGTGTCGCAGTACACCGAGCCCTCCACGAAGAAGTCGTCATCCCGCACGGCGCCAACGACAACACTAGCCGCCACCGCCATCACCGCCACTATCATCACGGACCACCGCGCCATCATCAACTATTTATCTTTCTCTAAGTATGTAACTGATCGATCCGTCGATATGATCCAGCGAGATGCTATATTTGTAAGGAACAT
It encodes:
- the LOC133901301 gene encoding pollen-specific protein C13-like, which gives rise to MMARWSVMIVAVMAVAASVVVGAVRDDDFFVEGSVYCDTCRAGFVTNATTPIAGAKVRLECRHFMSASGAVERSAEGVTDAAGRYRIELVDNRGSEEVCAVALVSSPVVGCAEKEVGRDRAPVALLQDAGLATTVRRANPLGFLKDQPLPNCGQILSSYGLRTAPSY